In Micromonospora cremea, the genomic window GAACCGTCCGCTGTGCTGCCGGCACTCGACCTGCTGCCGCACTCGGTCCGCACCGCGCCGCGCGACGTCCGCACCTTGGTCGCCGGCCCCAGCCCGGACGCGGTCCTGGTGGACGCACGGTCGGAGCTGAGCGAGGCCCGCGCGACCTGCCGGATGCTGCACGCCACCGGGCTCGGGGTGCCGCTGGTCGCGGTGGTGACCGAGGCCGGTCTGATCGCGTTGAACGCCGACTGGGGGGTCGACGACGTCATCCTCGCGTCTGCCGGCCCCGCCGAGGTGGAGGCGCGGCTGCGGCTGGCGGTGGGTCGGCTGAGCAACGCGACCGCCGGCGCCGGCGGCTCGATCCGGGCGGGCGAGCTGACCATCGACCCGGACACCTACGCCGCGAAGTTGAAGGGGCGGCCGCTCGACCTCACCTACAAGGAGTTCGAGCTGCTGAAGTTCCTGGCGCAGCACCCGGGCCGGGTGTTCACCCGCGACCAGCTGCTGCGCGAGGTCTGGGGGTACGACTACTTCGGCGGCACCCGGACGGTGGACGTGCACGTCCGGCGGCTGCGCGCCAAGCTCGGGTCGGAGTACGAGTCGATGATCGGCACCGTCCGCCAGGTGGGTTACAAGTTCGTCGTTCCGCCGTCGCGGTCGCTGCCCGAGGCGGAGCACGCGCCGCTGTCCGTCTGACCTCAGGTCACCCCGGGGACGATTCCCCGTATGCCCTTTTTGCGCAGCTCGTCAGTTCTATTCTGACTGCCGGGTTTGTCGGAGAAAGGGGCGACGGTGCGCGCAGTGACCACGGGGGCGACGGGTCGGCGTGACCGGCCAGCCGGGCGGAAGCCGTGACGCGGGTCAACCCGACCGCCCGGGCAGCGGGAATCGTGACGTTGGTGACGGCAGCCCTGCTCGGCTCGGCGTACGTGCTGGGCCGCAGTCTCATCCCCGACCAGCCCCAGCCGCAGGCCACCGGGGTCACCACGAACGCCGACGGGCCGCACTACGCCGACCAACCCACCGGCGATGAGCCCAGCGAAAGCCCGACCGCGGGTCCCAGCGGCGGCCCCACCGAGGGCGGTCAGGACGGATCGAGGCGGGATGCCCAGGGTGACAAGCTGTTCGGCGCGCACTCCACCACCGGCAACACGCGGCTCGCGCTGACCTTCGACGACGGGCCGGACCCGCGCTACACCCCGCAGGTCCTCGCCACGCTGCGCGAGTTCGACGTGAAAGCCACCTTCTGCGTGGTGGGCGAGAACGCCCAGTACCATCCCGACCTGATTCAGGCGATCGTGGCCGACGGGCACACCCTGTGCAACCACTCCTGGAATCACGACGTCACGCTGGGCAACCGGTCGGCGGACGTGATCCGTGCCGACCTGTTGCGGACCAACGAGGCGATCCGGGCAGCGGTGCCGGACGCGCCGATCGTCTGGTACCGCCAGCCCGGCGGCGCCTGGACCTACCCCGTGGTGTCGGTGGCGCAGCAGCTCGGCATGACTCCGCTGCACTGGTCGGTGGACCCCTCGGACTGGGAGGCCCCCGGTGCCGGCAAGATCGCGGCGTCGGTCGTCAAGCAGGTCGAACCGGGCTCGGTGGTGCTGCTGCACGACGCTGGTGGAGAACGGCAGGGCACGGTGGACGCACTGCGCCGAATCCTGCCCGATCTGACCCAGCGGTTCGAGCTGGAGGCGCTGCCCGCCGATCCGACGTGAGCCGGCCCCGCACCGCGGCCCGGGATCTCGGCGGCCCGCCGTTCCCTGCGGCTACGGTGACGGGATGAGCAGCGCCGAGCCGACCAGCGACCAGGTGACCCGGACCGACCGACTGACTTCGGCGGAGATCGCCGATGTGTTGGCTCTGGCCCGCTCCGCGGGCGACACCGACGGCGCCGACCCGCTCGACGAGCACGTCCTGCTCCGGCTGCGCGACCCGGACGCCCCGGCCGTGCACCTGATCGCCCGTGGCGACGACGGCGTTCTCACCGGGTATGCGCACCTGGACACCACCGACCCGGTGGGCGGAATCGGGGTGGAGTTGGTGGTACACCCCGCGTACCGGCGGCGGGGCACCGGACGGGCCCTGGCCCGGGGCGTGCTCGCCTCGGCCACCGGGCCCCTGCGGGCCTGGGCGCACGGTGACCACCCCTCGGCCGCCGCGCTCGCGGTCGACCTCGGGTTCACCCGCGCCCGGGTGCTCTGGCAACTGCGCCGGCCACTGGCCGCCCCGCTGGCGGACCCGCGACTGCCCGACGGGGTGGTGCTGCGTCCGTTCCAGCCGGGGGTCGACGACGCCGCCTGGCTGACCCTCAACGCGCGGGCCTTCGCCGAGCACCCCGAGCAGGGTCGGTGGACCTCGGACGACCTGCGGGTCCGCCTCGCGGAGCCGTGGTTCGACCCGGCCGGCTTCCTGGTCGCCGAGGAGACCGCCACCGGCCGGCTGCTCGGCTTCCACTGGACCAAGGTGCACGAGCGCCCGGGATCGGCCCGGATCGGCGAGGTGTACGTGCTCGGCGTGGAGCCGACCGCGCACGGCGGTGGGCTCGGCCGGGCGCTGACCACCGCCGGGCTGGCGTACCTGCGGGACCGGCGCGGGCTGGACCGGGTGATGCTCTACGTGGACGACTCGAACACCGGCGCGGTGGCGCTCTACGAGCGGCTCGGCTTCGCCCGCTGGTCCGCGCACATCAACTACCACCTCGGCTGACCGGCGGTCGCCGCCGCGACCGGGTCACCGGCGGGTAACGGGCGCGCGTCGGCGGGATAACGCCGTACCGGAAATATGTCCATACTTCCGACAGGCGTACCCGGGTTCATTTAACGGACAACTCACCCTCGGCAAGCGGTCACCTCGGGGGCCGTACGTGTTCACCTCGCGTTCACTTGCGACCGGCGAACCGGCTACCTGGCACTTCTAACTTTCGTATCAGCCGGTCAGTGCCGGTTCTCGGCCCCCGGGTTCGGGGCGCCAAGTCAGACGCGAAGGGAAACCCCTCAGGTGAAGCTCCAGCGGTACGGCACTCTTGCCTGCCTCGCTCTCGCCGCGACGCTCGGCCTCAGTGCATGCGGCTCGGACAACAACGAGCCCGCCTCCGGCGCCAGCGCTTCGGGCTCGGCCGCCGCGGTCGACTGCGCTACCGGAACGCTGAACGCCCAGGGCTCGTCGGCGCAGAAGAACGCCATGGCCGAGTGGATCAAGGCGTACCAGCAGAAGTGCCAGGGCACCACGATCAACTACGAGCCGACCGGCTCGGGTGCCGGCATCCAGGCGTTCATCGCCGGGACCGCCGACTTCGCCGGCTCCGACTCCGCGCTCAAGCCGGAGGAGCAGCCGCAGGCGGACGCCAAGTGCGTCGGTGGCAAGGCCATCCACCTGCCGATGGTGATCGGCCCGGTGGCCATCGCCTACAACGTCAGCGGCGTGGACAACCTCCAGCTCAAGCCGGCCACCCTGGCGAAGATCTTCGCCGGCAAGGTGACCAAGTGGGACGACGCGGCGATCAAGGCCGACAACCCGGGTGCCACGCTCCCGGCGACCACCATCCAGACCGTCCACCGTTCGGACGAGTCGGGCACCACCGACAACTTCACCAACTTCCTCTCCAAGACCGCCGAGGCCGACTGGACCCTCGGCAAGGCCAAGGCGTGGAAGGCCCCGGGCGGCACCGGCGCCAAGGGCTCGGACGGCGTGGCCAGCTCGGTCAAGGGCGCCGACGGCTCCATCGGCTACATGGAGTGGTCGTTCGCTGAGAACGCCGGCCTGAAGATGTCCAAGATCGGTAACGGCAACGGTGAGTTCGCCGCGCTGACCGCCGAGGCGGCTGGCAAGACCATCGCCGGCGCCGAGGTCGAGGGCCAGGGCGACGACCTCAAGCTGTCGATCGACTACAACACCAAGGAGGCCGGGGCCTACCCGATCGTCCTGGCGACGTACGAGATCGTCTGCAGCAAGGGCCTCGCGGCCGACAAGCTGAAGCTGGTCAAGGGTCTGCTGGGCTACGCCGCCAGCGCCGAGGGCCAGAACTCGCTGACCGACCTGGGCTACGCCCCGCTGCCGGAGACGGTCCGCACCAAGGTCGAGACCGCGGTCAAGAACCTCTCCTGACCCGACCACCTCCGCAACCGAATCGAGCGAGCAGATGGGTGAAACCCCTCACCGCTCGGCCGACGCCGGCACCGGCGGGACGCGCGTGACCCAGAGTCACGAGTGGCCCGCCGGTGCCTCGGCGCGTGTGGCCGAGGCACCAGTCAGCACCCGTTCCCCGGGCGGCGCCGGGCTGGGCGGCGGCGGCGCGCTGCCGCGCAGCCGGAAATTCGGCGCCGAGCGGGCCTTCCGCGGTCTCACCCTGGCCGCCGGCACCGCCGTTCTGGTCATCATCGCCGCCATAGCGATCTTCCTGATCGCCAAGGCGGTGCCGGCCCTGCGCGCCAACACCGAGAACTTCTGGTCCTACGAGGGCTGGTCCCCCAACGAGACGCAGCCCAAGTTCGGCATCGGCACGCTCGCCTTCGGCACCGTGCTCAGCTCGGCGCTGGCGCTGCTCATGGCAGTGCCGGTGGCGCTGGGCATCGCGCTCTACCTCTCGCACTACGCACCGCGCCGGCTGGGCACCGCGCTCGGCTTCCTGGTCGACCTGCTCGCCGCCGTGCCGAGTGTGGTCTTCGGTCTCTGGGGGCGGGACATCTTCATCAACCCGGTCCGGGACTTCTCGGTCTGGCTGAACGAGTACTTCGGCTGGATCCCGATCTTCGGCGGTGACGGCCCGTTCGGTAAGTCGATCATGCTGGGCGCCCTGGTGCTCGCGATCATGGTGCTGCCGATCATCACCTCGCTCTCCCGCGAGGTGTTCCTCCAGACGCCGACCGCGAACGAGGAGGCCGCCCTCGCCCTGGGCGCCACCCGCTGGGAGATGCTCCGCACCGCGGTGCTCCCCTACGGCCGCCCAGGCATCATCGCCGCGGTGATGCTCGGCCTCGGCCGGGCGCTCGGCGAGACCATCGCCCTGGCGCTGACCCTCGGCATCACCTTCGGTATCTCGTTCAACCTGATCCAGAACGGCGGCAACACCATCGCCGCCAACATCGCCAACGCGTTCGGCGAGGCGAACGAGACCGGCCGCGGCGCGCTCATCGCCTCCGGCCTGGTGCTGTTCACCATCACGCTGATCGTCAACATCACGGCGCGGGCGATCATCTACCGCCGCCGGGAGTTCACGGAGTCGGCCGCATGACCACAACCGTCACCTCCCACCGCACCCGCCCGCCGGCCCAGCCCGCCTCGCTGCGGGCCCGGCGGCTGCCCTGGTACGCCGCACCGGCAATCGCCGTGACGGCTCTGGCGCTCTCCGCCGCGGTCGTCTACGGCACCGACATCGGCGGCCCGGTCCTCATGGTCGTCCTCGGCGCGGCGCTCTACCTGATCGGGCTCTTCGCCGCGGCCAACGCGGTCGAGGGGCGCCGCTCGGCCCGCAACCGCACCTGGAGCGCGCTGATCCACTCCGCGTTCGTGCTGGCGGTCCTGCCGCTCGTGTCCGTGGTGTGGACGCTGGTCAGCAAGGGCGCCGAGCGGCTGGACGGGAACTTCTTCCAGACCTCGATGAACAACATCGGGGCCCGCGACGCCAACGGCGGCGCCTACCACGCGATCGTCGGCACGCTGGAGCAGGTCGGCATCGCCACTCTGATCACCGTGCCGCTCGGCATCCTCTGCGCCATCTACATCGTCGAGTACGGCCGGGGCAAGTTCGCCTTCGCGATCCGGTTCTTCGTGGACGTCATGACCGGCATCCCGTCGATCGTCTCCGGCCTCTTCGTGCTGGCGTTCTGGGTGCTGGTCGTGTCGCCATGGTTCAACGACGGTCGGCCGAGCTTCTCCGGCTTCGCCGCCGCGCTCGCGCTGAGCGTGCTGATGCTGCCCACCATCGTCCGGTCCACCGAGGAGATGCTCCGCCTCGTCCCGGCGCCGCTGCGCGAGGGTGCCTACGCGCTCGGCGTACCCAAGTGGAAGACCATCCTGCGGGTGGTGCTGCCGACGGCGCTGCCAGGCATCGTCACCGGCGTCATGCTCGCCATCGCCCGTGCGGCCGGCGAGACCGCGCCGGTGCTGCTGGTCGCCGGCGGTGGCGCCGCCATCAACACCAACCCCTTCGAGAACAGCCAGTCGTCGCTGTCCCTCTTCGTCTACCAGCAGGCCGGTGATGCGTCAAGGTACGCGCCGGCACGGGCGTGGACCGCGGCACTCACCCTGGTCGCCCTCGTGCTCATCCTGACGATCGCGGCGAAGCTGCTGGCCCGCCGTAACCGGCTCAGCCGATGAACCCCGGAGGTACCACCATGGCCAAGCGCATCGAAGCCTCGAACGTCACCGCCTACTACGGTGCCTTCAAGGCCATCGAGAACATCAACCTGACCGTCGAGCCGAAGACGGTCACCGCCCTGATCGGCCCGTCCGGTTGCGGCAAGTCCACCTTCCTGCGGTCGATCAACCGCATGCACGAGGTGCTGCCGGGGGCCCGGGTCGAGGGCAGCCTCACCATCGACGACCAGGACATCTACGACCGGGACGTCGACGTCACCGCGGTCCGGCGCATGATCGGCATGGTCTTCCAGCGGCCGAACCCGTTCCCCACCATGAGCATCTTCGAAAACGTGGTGGCCGGGCTGAAGCTCAACGGCGTACGGCGCAAGTCGATCCTGGAGGAGGCGGCCGAGAAGGCGCTGCGCTCGGCGAACCTGTGGGACGAGGTCAAGGACCGGCTGGGCAAGCCCGGCGCGGGCCTCTCCGGCGGTCAGCAGCAGCGGCTCTGCATCGCCCGGACCATCGCGGTCGAGCCTCAGGTGGTGCTGATGGACGAGCCCTGCTCGGCCCTGGACCCGATCTCGACGCTGGCCATCGAGGACCTGATGTTCCAGCTCAAGGACAAGTTCACGATCATCATCGTGACGCACAACATGCAGCAGGCCGCGCGTGTGTCCGACCGGACCGCCTTCTTCTCCATCGAGAAGACCGGCGACCCGGGCCGGCTGATCGAGTACGACAACACCCAGAAGATCTTCAGCAACCCGAGCGTGAAGAAGACCGAGGACTACATCACCGGCCGCTTCGGCTGAGCCAACCCGGGAGGGCGCCGCACGGTGTCCCTCCCGCACACCCCCCCGCCCCGTCGATCTAGGGCACGTTGCTGTGGACAGAGATCGACTCACAGCAACGTGCCCTAGATCGACGCGTGGGGAGAGCGGCGGGCGCGGCGGGGGGCGGCGGGTGCGGCGGGGGGGCGGCGGGTGCGGCGGCGGCGTTGCGTCAGCGGAGGACAAAGCGGGGCTCGCCGTTGGGCGGGAGGTCCAGGCGGGGGGTGACGGGGGTGGCCGCGTCCCGGTCGGCCGCCGCCTGTGCCACCCCGGCGAGGGTGCCGGCCGCCGCCACCTGGGCCAGCGTGACGAGGGTCGGCGGCAGCATGGTCAGCTCGCCCGCCTCGGCCCGGGCCAGCGCGTCCGCCGGGCGGATCCACAGGGTGTGGTCGGCTTCGCCGGAGACGTCCCGGGTCCGCTGGCCCGCTGGCAGCAGGGCGATGAAGAAGTACGTGTCGAAGCGGCGCGGCTCGAACTCCGGGGTGATCCACCGGCTCCACGGCAGCAGCAGGTCCGATCGCAGCGTCAGCCCCCGGCCGGCGAGCAGGGCCGCGAAGCCGAGCCGGCGCCCCTCCAGATCCTGCCGGGCCGCCTCCCAGTCGTCGCCGCTCACGTCGCCCACCACGGTCGTCCGGTCCGGGCCGGCGAGCAGTACGCCGGCCTCCTCGAAGACCTCCCGGGCGGCGGCGCAGACCACCGCCTGGGCGGCGTCCGGGGCCACCCCGAGCCGCTCCGCCCACTCACTCGGTTTCGGGCCGGCCCAGTCCAGGTGTGCGGCGGAGTCGGAGCGGTCCACGCCGCCGCCGGGGAAGGCGTACATCCCGCCGAAGGTCATCGCGGCGACCCGGCGGATGACGTACACCTCGAAGTCGGCGCCGGTTGGGCGGAGCAGCAGCACGGTGGCCGCGACCCGCGGCACCGCCGGCGGGCCGCCCTCTTCCCGGAACCGGCGGGCGTGCTCGACCAGGGCGGCCGGGGCGGCGAAGCCGTCGCTGTCGATCGTCATGCCGCGAGCCTAGTTCCCGGGCCGGCGGCGGTGTCCCGGCGGATGGACCGGCCGGTGGACCGGGCACGGGGCGGTTCACCTGGCTCGGCTAGCGTGCCGACATGACTCGTTGGGGCATCCTGGCCACCGGCCACATCGCCAGCCGTTTCGCCGAAGACCTCCGGCTGGTGCCGGACGCTGAACTGGTCGCGGTCGGCTCCCGCGCCGCGGACAGCGCGCAGCGCTTCGCCGACAAGCACGGCGCGAAGCGCGCCTACGGCTCGTGGGTGGAGCTGGCCGCCGACCCGGACGTCGACGTGATCTACGTGGCCACGCCGCACGCCGCGCACTACGAGGCGGCGATGACCTGCCTGACGGCCGGTAGGGCGGTGCTGCTGGAGAAGCCGTTCACCCTCGACCTGGCCACCAGCACCGAGCTGGTGGACACCGCCCGCGCCGCCGGGGTCTTCCTGATGGAGGCCATGTGGATGCGGACCAACCCGTTGATCATGCGGGCGGCCGAGCTGATCGCGGAGGGCGCGATCGGCACGGTGAGCAGCGTCCGGGCCGACTTCGGGGTGCCCGGGCCCTTCCCGCCGGAGCACCGGATGCGGGCCCTGGCGCTGGGCGGAGGCGCCCTGCTCGACCTGGGTGTCTACCCGGTCAGCCTTGCCCACCTGCTGCTCGGCATGCCGCAGCACATCCGGTCCTGGGCGCAGCTCGGCCCGGAGGGCGTGGACGAGAACACCGGCATCCTGTTCGGCTACGACACCGGCGCGCTGGCCACCCTGAGCTGCGGCATGGTCGGCTCGAGCGGGCTGTCCGCCTCGATCACCGGCAGCACCGGCCGGATCGACCTGCCGGAGCCGTTCTACCGGCCGGGTTCGCTGACCCTGCACCGGGACGGCGCCGAGCCGGAGACGATCGCCGCCGACACGGCCGGCAACGGCTACCAGTACGAGGCGATCGAGGTGCAGCGCTGCCTGGCGGCCGGGCTGACCGAGAGCCCGCTGGTGCCGCACACCGTCACCCTCGAGGTCATGGCCCTGCTGGACGCCGTACGCGAGCAGATCGGCGTGCGGTACATCTGAAAGAAGGGCCCCTTGTTGACGCGAGGCGTCAACAAGGGGCCCTTCTTTTCCGGAGGTGCGCCGTGTCCGGGTCAGCCGAAGAGCGGCCGGACCAGCAGGTACGAGACGCAGGCGATGAGCGCGGCGGCGGGGAACGTGATGATCCAGGCGATCACGATGTTGCCGGCGACGTTCCAGCGGACCGCGGAGAGCCGCTTGGTCGCGCCCACGCCCATGATCGCCGAGGTGATCGTGTGGGTGGTGGAGATCGGGGCCTTCAGCACCAGGGCGTTGAAGTAGAGCACCGCGCTGGCCACCGTCTCGGCGGCGAAGCCCTCCGGCGGCCCGAGGTCAATGATCTTGCGACCGAGGGTGCGGATGATCCGCCAACCGCCGGCGTACGTGCCCAGGGCCAGCATTGTCGCCGAGGTCCAGAACACCCAGCCGGGGATGTGCGTCTTGTCGTCCTGGAAGCCGCCGGTGTAGAGCGCCAGCACCACGATGCCCATGGTCTTCGCGGCGTCCTGCATGCCGTGGCCAACCGACATGGCCGCCGCCGAGGCGGTCTGCGCCCACCGGAAGCCCCGGTTGAGCTTGCCCGGCTGCCCCTTCCGGAACAGCCAGAGGATGGCCAGCATCAGCAGGTAGCCGAGGGTGAGGCCGACGATCGGCGACAGCACCATCGGCAGGAGGATCTTCTCGCCGATGGTGACCCACTGCACGACACCGCCGGTGGACAGCAGGGTCGCGCCGACCAGGCCACCGAAGAGCGCGTGCGAGGACGACGAGGGCAGGCCGAAGTACCAGGTGATCAGGTTCCAGGCGATCGCGCCGAGAACCCCGGCGAAGACCACCCCGAGGCTGGTCACCCCGGTCGGCAGTGTGACCAGGCCGTCGCCGACGGTCTTGGCCACCCCGGCGCCGAAGTGGGCGCCGACGAAGTTGCCGACAGCGGCGAGCAACAGGGCGATCCGGGGTGTCAGCGCCCGGGTGGAGACGCTGGTCGCGATCGCGTTGGCGGCGTCGTGGAAGCCGTTGGTGTAGTCGAACGCCAGGGCCACCGCGATCACCGCCAGCACGGCGATGAGCTCGGGTGTCAGAGTCACTGGTTCAGGACTCCTTGACCGCGATGGTCTCGACGGTGTTGGCCACGTGCTCGAAGGCGTCGCAGGCGGCCTCCAGCTCGTCGGCCACCTCCTTCATCTTCAGCACCGTCAACGCGTCGTACTCACCGGAGAAGAGGCGGACGAGCAGCTGCCGGTTGATCCGGTCGCCCTCGTTCTCGAGCCGGTTGCACTCGATCCAGTAGTCCTCGAGGTCCTTCATTGACTTCAGCCGGGGCATCGCCTCGGCGGTCAACTTGGCCTGCTGGTCAAGCACGTTCACCATCTCGTGCAGCTCGCGGGGCAGCGCCGGAAGCTCGGTCAGCCCGTACAGGTAGAGCAGGTCGCCGACCGCCTCCAGGTGGTCCATGACGTCGTCGAGCAGCGAGCCGAGCCGGTAGATGTCCTCCCGGTCGAACGGCGTGATGAAGGTCGAGTTGATCTTCTTGTACAGCTCGTGGGTGATCTGGTCACTGTCGTGCTCGACCTCGGTCAGCCGCTCGCTGACCGACTGCACGTCGACGCCGGGCAGGGCCAGCTCGTTCAGCAGCTCGGTGCCCCGGACCAGGTTCTGCGCGGCCCTGGTGAAGAGCTCGTAGAAGGCGCCCTCGGTGGGGCGGAAGGAAAACTTCACAGCACAGACCTCGTCGCGTCGGTGGAAGGGTTGCGGCCACCCTTCGGGTGCCCGCTCGGTGAATGCTAGGAAACGCCAGAACGGCGAATTCGTCGGCCCACCCCTGGCCAGGCCTCATTCACCGATCGTTCACCTGCCGTTCATCTCGGCCGTCTCATGCGCCACCGCTCCCCCAGCACGTAACCGTTCGCGCTCGCGGGACACGTCGAAATCGGCAGGCGGATACCCCAGATCGAGAGTGTCGAACGTCTCCCGCAGCAGGTGGGCCACCGCCCAGTCCCGGTACCACTTCCGGTTCGCCGGCACCACGAACCACGGCGCGGCGTCCGTGCCGCACCGGCTCAGCGCCTCGGCGTACGCGGCCTGGTAGTCGTCCCAGCGGGCCCGGGAGTCGACGTCCGAGGGGTTGTACTTCCAGTGCTTGCGGGGGGTCGGTGAGCCGCTCCAGCAGCCGCTCGCCCTGCTCGGCGTACGAGATGTGCAGCATCACCTTGACCAGGGTCACGCCGCCGTCGGCCAGCTCCCGCTCGAAGGAGTTGATCTCGTCGTAGCGGGCCCGCCAGGTCGCCTCCGGCACCAGCGAGCCGACCCGGGCGATCAGCACGTCCTCGTAGTGCGACCGGTTGAACATCCCGACGTACCCCGGCGGCGGTAGTGCCCGGCGGATCCGCCACAGGAAGTCGTGCCGCAGCTCCTGGGGGGTGGGCGGCCCGAACGAGCGGATGTGCAGGCCCAGCGGGTTCATCGCGCCGGCCACCCGCTTGATCGTGCCGTCCTTGCCACCACCGTCCATCGCCTGGAGCACCAGCAGCACCCGGTGCGCCGGCCGGTCCGAGCCGGCCTTGGCCATCGCGAAGAGCATCTCCTGCTGTTGGCCGAGTTCACCGCCGACCAGCTCCACCTGCCCACGGGCCCAGGCCTTGCGGTGCTCTCCGGTCACCTCCGTGCCCGGCAGGCCGGGCGTGGACCGGGGGTCGATCTCCCCGAGATCCACCGGTGCGGTGACCCGCAGCAACTCCCGCATCGGGCCGCCGTCGGGCGCCACGATCTGCGCTTCCTGGGATGCGCTCATCCTCGGATCATCGCCCACCCGCCGACCAACCGCCCGCCGAGCGCCGCCCGGCCCCGGCGGGCTGTCACGTTCAGGGCTGCCGGCGCGTCCTGTTGGCGGGAGGATGTACGCCGGGAAGGCGCCGGCCGGGGAGGGGTGGGTCATGCGGGACCTGGCGACGGAGTTCGAGGCCGAACGGGGCCGGCTGCTCGCGGTG contains:
- a CDS encoding DUF47 domain-containing protein is translated as MKFSFRPTEGAFYELFTRAAQNLVRGTELLNELALPGVDVQSVSERLTEVEHDSDQITHELYKKINSTFITPFDREDIYRLGSLLDDVMDHLEAVGDLLYLYGLTELPALPRELHEMVNVLDQQAKLTAEAMPRLKSMKDLEDYWIECNRLENEGDRINRQLLVRLFSGEYDALTVLKMKEVADELEAACDAFEHVANTVETIAVKES